TGTTGAAGGATGCAGTGAGTGTGATTGGCTGTTTCACACACAGGATCTTCTCGCAGTCCTTGAGGACGCTGCTGGTTGCTGTAGCTGTGAGGCCGAGCAGTGGGACTTCAGGGAACTGCCTTTTCAGGATGCCCAGCAGTTTGTAGTCTGCACAGGGACACACGTGTAAGTTAAGGAGGTTAGTTAGGTTGTCTTGGATGACCTATATTTCCACAGCCCAGTCAAGGGGACCTCTCACCTGGTCTAAAGTCATGTCCCCACTGGCTGCAGCAGTGCACCTCATCCACAGCAATACGACTCAGCAGGTTTGCCTTGTAGGCTTTCTCCAAACGAGACATGAGCAGCTTGCTCTTAGCGATCTTCTCTGGAGTCACGTACACCAGCTTGAAAGGGGCATCGAGAGCCGTCATTCCAGCCATGACTGTCTTGGCGTGGTTCTGCACAGATTATGCACAGAATATGCATATACGTATACAGGTAGTACAGAAGTAACCACACTGACACTCTATACATAAGGGTTTCAAAGTCCTACTGGACAGCGCAGTGGACCACAGCAAGACGGGTGGGACTCACTAGGGCAGGGACTTTCTGTGTGGACTTTGGTTTCTTGTGGGTGTTACGATTTTGAACGCCATAATGAGCTTCATTATGGTGCACAGGCGCCGAACACATGAGCGTTCCCGTGCTGGAGCATAATGGTGTTATTTAAGATGTGAGCAACGCTATGTTGTGTCCAATATGTATGGAAATACTGTCCACTCAAGACGGTTTGATTTGAATCAGAGCAGCGTCACATCGCCTTAAGTAAGCATACTAAATCAGTACGTTAATCAGTACATTATTATCCATAGTTACTTATATACAGTTAGAGTTACATATAGTGACTATATAATTATAAGTTCCATCCATCTACTAATTGTATCTAGTTTTCAATTTACTTGACCAAGACTGTAAAActatattaaaaacaatgaacagcAATATATCATTGTGGAAAAAGTACCCTCAATAATCTAAGTAATTCCACAATcatcaatgtaaacatttttattagGTCATGCGCTTTTTGTCACCAAAGTGAAGATCAACGGTCTGAAAAGTGAGCTGAAGTGAAACATGGCTGTCAGTCATTACCTTGCTACTGGAAGCGTTCAACATGGCTGCTGGCACGTTAATGGAGTTCAGGTACATGATCTGGTCCTCCATCAGGGATACCAGGGGAGTGACTACCAGTGTAAAAcctgatacacaaacacacgtgtgTGATGAGATTATGGCAggactaaacaaacaaaactatctTGTAAACTGTAAAgccgtgtgtgtgcacatgagctGTGTAATGATAGGTGCTTGGGTCCAACGTTACCCTTGGAGCAGACTGCAGGCAGCTGGTAGCAGAggctttttccttttcctgtggGCATCACCAGGAACAGATCCCTGCCTGACAGGGTCAGGTTGACAGCCCTCAGCTGCAACGGTCTGAACTTGGAGAAATGGAATGTATTCTTCAGGTGCTGCTCCACTTCTTTAGACCATGGAAAATCTACCAAACATCAACAGAATAACAGAGGTCAGCACACAAACCTATTCACTCGATGTATAGCCATGAGTTTACAGTACCTGTGCCGTCGTAACGCTGCATCTCCTGCTTGCTCATTGCTGGACCAGCTTTAGATGACTTtgaagaagatgaggatgaagaggatgaaggcTGCGCAGCATCACaggcctcctccagctgctgcagcagagcattcTTTCGAGCGGTCAACTCAGCTTGTTTCTGTAGAAGCTCTGCGATTTTCAGCTCCACCAACTCCAACTCTGCCTCCACCGAGTCCAATTCTGCCTGCGCATCTGAACAAGGACAGCCGTTGGCAACATCTTACCTGACCTGAGTGTTCTCCGATTCTGAATAGGTTAATAAACGTCCATGCTTTTTGTTTACAGAGACAGACTAGATGTTTTTAGAGTAACACGTGCAGCAGGTCCTCTCAGTGGAGTTTTACTGATAGTGTGAACAAGGAGGAGACTGTCAGGTCTCACACCTGCACAGGTTCTAATTCTCTGAGGATCACGCCTCCACGGTTAATGATCTCACTGCTCTCTGTACCTCCCCAATGTCCCTGCTGAGCTAAGGCAGAGTTATCTTCCATCAGTCTGCATGAAATGAACCTCGTCttctaagaaaataaaaacccaccAAAACAAAGCGCAGTAAACAAGTGATGTCTACATCTTAGTATTGTTGCACTAGTTGGTCCTCGATGAGGTTTGGATCATTTTCCATGCAAATAAAACTTGTTCGGTGACTAAATATCTCAGGCAAACTGTTTCTTGgattgaaaaacaaacaaacaaacaacccaGACATACCATCATCCATATTTCTCAGACTGGCTTGTTTAGAAAAGAGCTTAACTTGTTGGAGATGTGAGAATGTGTGATTCcctgtaaaacagaaaacaaaaacatatttaacaaaTTCAGTTGATTTCAGTAGAAATGTAAAAGTGTATTTCTATCAGGTTGCAAGTTTGTGGGTTTCTATAATCAACAGAAATCAAAGGCTAGAGATACTTTCGAATTTACTGCTGTTATTTGACTGAACTATCGTTATTACACTTTCGCTATTATGCGATTGAATGCACAacctttattttcacttttttttttgttccaatGACCACcttttgtttcagtgagacAGTCAACCACCTCCAGTTCACATACAACATCCCGGTGAAAAGAGAACAATGGTGACAAAAACTGTCGTTATTCGGGCCACCTCTAATTTTCTAACGTCAGCATTGGTTACAAAGTAAACttaaatgttacatttcaaGTCACACACCTTCAAGCCACGCTGGTCACAATGAATGTAGTAATGTATCTAACGTAAACTTAGCTACGTCCCCACAGCGTTGAACCTGCTTCATCACCAGAGATCGTATCTCGTTAATGGATGATCAACACAGGATATTAAAGCATCGTGTTTTAGCGGTATCTCACTCACGTGTCACTTCCCTCTTCTCGAGTTAAGGAGATAAGCTTCGctgctaaataaaaatatgtccCTCTCTTGTGAACTAAACTAGCTTAAACGTGGAGCacaaagctctgaaaaacaaactactAAGCGTTCAGTAACTCCGTCCAGGCCAGGCCCTTTTCTTGTTGCTGAATTCACTTCTCGGTTGCTATAGCAGACAGCAGACCGTGTTGGTGGAGCCCATGTCTTTTATAGAGCCGGACAAGTAGGCGGGTAGAGTTAAGTTTCGCCCTGGGTATATCCTGCCAGGCTGCCGACAAACTCTGCCCCCTGCCGCGGGATTGGCACACCTTGACAACTCTCTCTCTAAACATAACAGTAGTCACAATAAAAGTTAATGAGGGAGATAATAGATCATGAATAGAGAAATCTTAAGAAAGTTTTTTTGTGGTCCTTAAAACAGACAGTGAACTCACAGCTATTTGGTgaatcagaaaacaaataaaatcaaaactcGGTAGCGATACAGTTAAATTTAATCTGTCTTCCATCCTTTATAAATCTCCAGTAATTTGATGCATCAGTCCGTAGTCTGCAACATCCAATAAGGGGGCGTGTCGGTCCTGAAGGGCGCTCTCGTGTATCCTCGCTCAAGGCTCCTCGGGAATCCACCTTGCTCCTCAGAAAGAGATTAGATCATTTGGAACGGCGCGCAAAATGGTGGACATTAACGAGTTCCGGTTCAAGCCAATGAGCGAAAGCGACGAAAATACCAAAGAACGGACATGAGAAGTAATTTTCCATAGGTATAGGGTACTTCTCAATTCTTCTATTGATTTTTCCTCGCACCTCGAGCCTTGCTTGAACCGGAAGTTGTTCTGGTCCGCGAGGAGAAATCTGCGAGGAGGCATGAGGATACACTATAGTAATAGTAAGATaatagtaaaaaatatttttaaccgACTGACACAAACCCATTATTGAATATTAGTTACTGATTGGATGATCTGTGACATTTCAACGTTTTCAATTGGCGTTTTTTATACCGGAAATTAAGTCAGATAACAAATTAATCTGAAGTATTATACTTTTTGGTCCACCATCTTGTTACCAAAACTGTTACTTCCCCCTTATCTGTTTCTTCCCTTCTTAACAGTAAAACTCGTGAGTGTGGGAAGCGAGAAGACACCTTAGCCCAATGAAAAGCTCCCTAGTTTCCCTGATCAAGAGCGTCCGAAATAGCTCCACCTGCTTCGGAACTCTAAAGAACGACAGTAACGTTGCCACGTTGAATGCGACACGGCGCTGTTCCGGAAGATGACAACGCGAGGAGGTGTGTTTCCGGAAGACGTGGCTGTTGCTGCAGTGGCAGCTGTCATCCAAATTATTTGTAGACAATTACTTGAATAGCAGACGttactttaatattttgtctatttctatttcattttccCCATTTTATTCGGCGTCAAGATGATTTCGCTTACGGACTCCCAAAGTAAGACCCTTTGTATATGCTTCTTTGTGCCCTTTCTGTGAAACCGGCTTTATCTGCAAGAGTTGGCTAACTAGCAATTAGCATTCAGTGctaggaaaagaaaatgtggccCAAATAGCTATCACCTAACCCTAGTACTGGTCGTGTAGCTCCTGACAAGCTTTCGACTTGACAGCTAAACAAATtaaagtatatttatttttaaattccgTGTCTCAGAAGCTTTTACTAGCTTTGAATAAAGTGTGAACAACGGAGCTACTCTAAAAGTTGCATTTAAATGACTGCTATCAGTTTCACTTTGGTTCTTTTTAGAGATATTGACGCTTAATtgttaatttaaatattgtCATATGTATTTATGGGGTATTTACAAAGGTTACATTGCTGTAATTTGAAAATACCAAACTCATTCCAATAAAAGTGGTGTATTCATTAACAATTATGACATGCGGGAGTCAGGACAAAAGTTTATTACATTTATCTAGATGAAAAAATAGCCTGAGAATTGCCTTCGAAATACTAGGAAGGACAGGGGATACattaacagaaaatgtcactgaCTGTATGCCCAGACATTTATAatgtttggtctagacctgctctaattggaaagtgtcatgagacaactgtttttgtgatttggcgctacataaataaattgaattgaattaatgttAAAGTCTGATATTTGAGTTTGAtatgatttatgttttttatagCTTGGGTGCTTTCAACACTATAAAATGCAGatattgtgattttaaaatgtagttttgAACAAGTATTGATATTTCAATGCTTTTGACAACCTAATTGGCGACATAGAATAATGCAAATCTCACTTTCTTGGTGATTTAAATGTATGTGCCAGAGCATTAACATTTAGAGTGGCATTACATTATGTCAAATCAAAGTTCAGCTAAGAGTGTCCAGCTCTGCATTTTATTGCAAGAAATAAGTAACAAACTCTGAAGGAGTCATTTAACCTTCatgtcatatgtgtgtgtcctgcagagaTTGGAATGGGATTAACAGGCTTTGgcgtgtttttcctcttcttcgGGATGATCCTTTTCTTTGACAAAGCCCTCCTGGCTATTGGAAATGTGAGTGTTTCTGCTTCATTGAACTGATGCTCACTGAGCAACAAACAACCTTCTTTCCTCATATTAGCAGGAGCTGACACTAATCTGCATTTTAGGTCAAATCCaggtgtgaaagtgtgtttcaGTCGTAGGTATTCTGAAGAATATGTGATATATTACTAACGTGTAACTATGAGAAATATCATAAAACACAcgagaaaatgagaaaacaccCTCTTCTTTTGACAAATGATGAGTAAGTCAAGTTCAAGACAGACTCAACACACTTGTAGAAGCTGGTTTCATACCAGGTTTGTTGTACATTAAAATCACCAGCATGAGCCCTCAGTAATATAGCTAGCAACTGATTTAAATAAAGCTCCATCAGCTTTCCAGAATGTAACTCCAACATCAGCCACCTATTAGGTGCAGATTGCAGTGTGAAAGGGGTAATAAGTATtgcacttgttgttgtttttccactggAGGGTATGGATCATCTTAACATGACTCATTTAAACTTATCTTTTTTTCCCGCTGCACACAGTGCTTCTTAAATGTAGGTGGGACTTGCTGTACATCAAAGCAGCACAGCCCTCATTCACTTTCCCAGTAGTTGGGAATCAACACACTGCAAATTCGCTTTAGTCTTGAGAAGCTGCAGTTTTTCACTattcacagacaaaatgttatGTATACTGCACATTTACTGCTAAACTGACAACTTCCCATTGTCTTTctgctgcctttctctctctctctctcatgcaccaCAAAGAATCTTGCAACAGAAGAAATTGattaattcagtattttttcatCACCTTCTGGTACTGGCTCAGCTTGCTTGGAATGACAACCAAGGTGTTACATAATATTCTATCAATTTACAAAAAATGCCTTTTGATATTATAGCTTCGTTAGACCCTCCTAGTCATGTGAACTAGGATGTCTTCCAACTCCACACCCCCAGTTTGTAATGTGAAGTCTCCAAGCCCAAGCTGAGATAACAttgatgacatcacagtgacatcataaaagtttaaaagttttctCTGACTTGACAAatctcctccagagccacagaagaaaTGGTAAAACTGTAGATTAATAACCCTTATTTCATATGCAAAATCAGTTGAGTGTCCCATTTGTTTTACTTGTGGTTTAATATTCCTGCTGATACAGTAACATGATATTATGTTATCCGCTCTCTAATACTGGacctttttttaatgtagaTCCTGTTTGTTGCTGGGCTTGCCTTCGTTATCGGGCTAGAGAGAACCTTCCGCTTCTTCTTCCAAAAGCACAAGATGAAGGCCACAGGTTTCTTCCTAGGAGGTGTATTTGTGGTACTGATTGGCTGGCCCATCATTGGAGTTGTGTTGGAAATCTATGgctttttcctcttgttcagGTAAGAGGGAAAAATGGGGACAAAAGCTGAACAACAGAGACATAAAACTGATCATGTCTGATCAGAAATTCCCActaaacagtaaaatgtgactGTCATCTTGTTGTCATATGGAAAACAGGACAATAGGGTGGGGGTTAATATTGGGAGAAACTTAAGATATGTGAATGAAGCTAGGTCGTAATCAGGGGCTCAGTTCTTTAAAGTTAACAAACCTGCATCAAATCCATCGGAACAAGTTAACAAGGCCTGTCCCATTTCAAAGCTCTTCTAAATGCATTGcagattttttctttcccccaaATTTGTTGCAGTCCATTGTAATCACAGGAGTCAAGC
This Scatophagus argus isolate fScaArg1 chromosome 22, fScaArg1.pri, whole genome shotgun sequence DNA region includes the following protein-coding sequences:
- the golt1ba gene encoding golgi transport 1Ba isoform X2, whose translation is MTTRGEIGMGLTGFGVFFLFFGMILFFDKALLAIGNILFVAGLAFVIGLERTFRFFFQKHKMKATGFFLGGVFVVLIGWPIIGVVLEIYGFFLLFRGFFPVVVGFIRRIPVLGSILNLPFISTYVDKVGESNTMV
- the golt1ba gene encoding golgi transport 1Ba isoform X1, with amino-acid sequence MISLTDSQKIGMGLTGFGVFFLFFGMILFFDKALLAIGNILFVAGLAFVIGLERTFRFFFQKHKMKATGFFLGGVFVVLIGWPIIGVVLEIYGFFLLFRGFFPVVVGFIRRIPVLGSILNLPFISTYVDKVGESNTMV